The following are from one region of the Syngnathus acus chromosome 10, fSynAcu1.2, whole genome shotgun sequence genome:
- the si:dkey-237j10.2 gene encoding uncharacterized protein si:dkey-237j10.2 — MLAEGFLSVLHFKEDNDNVAFVSMGHKFQKSSMTLQTDLQQGLEHEDSGFRLSHEVRATGLSIPRCSPVENLETDLTLCAGACSLLEHYPDLQVADAGLISYNALGNSGTHQNCYTESYNLTRPECVEQQPLLSLPDQGYLVMGGLDLPALQSEPMSDSLLNGLLEKKLDEVYLQHLTDNLARCNSILGNSLLHGLVPPLQPNNQQDGSDSLESILEKGPDGENGKKISHLTTVNLPPCSSNFSTPILRISEDVHPQ; from the exons ATGCTGGCAGAAGGTTTTTTGAGTGTGTTGCATTTCAAGGAGGACAATGAtaatgttgcttttgtttccaTGGGACACAAGTTTCAGAAAAGCTCGATGACTCTTCAGACAGATCTTCAACAAG GTCTAGAACACGAGGATTCTGGCTTCAGACTTTCTCATGAAGTGCGAGCCACAGGTCTTTCTATCCCTAGATGTTCACCTGTTGAAAACCTTGAAACAGACCTGACACTCTGCGCAGGCGCTTGTAGCCTCCTGGAACATTATCCTGATCTCCAGGTGGCCGATGCTGGCCTCATCTCCTACAACGCTCTCGGAAACAGCGGCACTCACCAAAATTGTTACACTGAGTCTTATAATTTGACCCGGCCTGAGTGTGTAGAACAACAGCCTCTCTTGTCACTTCCAGACCAGGGCTATCTGGTTATGGGTGGCTTGGATCTGCCCGCCTTACAGTCAGAGCCCATGTCTGACTCATTGCTGAATGGACTTCTGGAGAAAAAGTTAGATGAGGTATATCTGCAGCACCTGACTGATAACCTGGCTCGATGCAACTCCATCCTGGGTAACAGCCTCCTGCATGGCCTGGTACCTCCTCTGCAACCTAACAACCAACAGGATGGCTCAGATTCACTGGAGTCCATTCTGGAAAAGGGACCAGATGGAGAGAATGGCAAGAAGATAAGTCACCTGACCACCGTAAATTTACCTCCATGTTCCTCTAACTTTAGCACTCCCATCCTTCGTATTTCCGAAGATGTGCATCcacaatga